In Marivirga salinae, a single window of DNA contains:
- a CDS encoding ABC transporter permease, translating into MNTVNQLNTQKTLLLTEFYKIRKYKPLWIIFGILVVLLTGMFINQINLSEQRFNMMFGQSGFSNKWLYVYDGYISILSFLLPSLIGLIVASSIYMEIAANGYSLLNRSPYSLFNFDAIKILSLILISILFCLIAGLFIILFSELTFILKPEFQIDPEKRSHFYLIKFIPRYFPYLISLCAFYYLLSLLIKNFTVFMSLIIILPLLTMLIIPDVFNLMIYPLYENSIYYSNGNPIRMRLQSFPSIDFHKINVLYIIIFSLLIYFIREKSKK; encoded by the coding sequence ATGAATACTGTTAATCAACTAAACACTCAAAAAACACTTCTTCTTACTGAGTTCTATAAAATCAGAAAATACAAGCCTCTGTGGATTATTTTTGGAATATTAGTGGTGCTGCTAACTGGTATGTTTATCAATCAAATTAATCTAAGTGAACAGAGATTTAATATGATGTTTGGGCAATCAGGTTTTTCAAATAAATGGCTTTATGTGTACGATGGTTATATTTCTATATTGTCTTTTTTACTTCCTTCTTTAATTGGTTTGATTGTCGCAAGTTCCATTTATATGGAAATAGCTGCCAATGGGTATTCATTGCTAAATCGTTCGCCCTATTCACTTTTTAATTTTGATGCAATAAAAATCTTAAGCTTAATCCTTATCTCGATACTCTTCTGCTTGATTGCAGGCTTATTTATTATACTATTTTCAGAACTCACATTTATTTTAAAGCCGGAATTTCAAATTGATCCTGAAAAACGTTCTCACTTCTATTTAATAAAGTTTATACCTCGATATTTCCCTTATCTTATAAGTCTTTGTGCTTTCTATTATCTGTTATCATTACTAATTAAAAATTTCACAGTTTTTATGAGTTTGATCATTATTCTGCCTTTATTAACAATGTTGATAATCCCGGATGTTTTTAATCTTATGATCTATCCATTATATGAAAATAGTATTTACTATTCAAATGGAAATCCAATTCGAATGCGTTTACAATCATTCCCGAGTATTGATTTTCATAAAATAAACGTACTCTACATCATTATTTTTTCATTATTGATATATTTTATAAGAGAGAAATCAAAGAAATAG
- a CDS encoding ABC transporter ATP-binding protein, with translation MESTTAILSIKDLSLSIGNQHILEDLNFTMNKNSILSVIGENGSGKTSLINILSKTYTNHKGIVRLNEKNILLYPKSVYNQILGSLIGNACVYPHLSIKENLIYVAKLYQLKENRVSEILDIIDLSDEKDKKVKAISMGMKQRLGLGIAFLHKPELILLDEPTNGLDQAGVKDLIALIKKLNQNHEVSFLIASHNFDFLDKLQPEILALKKGKVVFHQTLKASNEPLTINSIYNEYC, from the coding sequence ATGGAGTCCACCACCGCTATTTTAAGCATAAAAGATTTATCCTTATCAATAGGAAACCAACATATTTTGGAAGACCTCAATTTTACAATGAATAAGAATTCAATTTTGAGTGTAATCGGAGAAAATGGAAGTGGCAAAACCTCCCTTATCAATATTTTATCAAAAACTTATACCAATCATAAAGGCATAGTCCGCCTTAATGAAAAGAATATTTTACTCTACCCAAAATCTGTTTACAATCAGATATTGGGCTCATTAATTGGTAATGCCTGTGTTTATCCTCATTTAAGCATAAAAGAAAACTTGATTTATGTGGCTAAACTTTACCAATTAAAAGAAAACAGAGTGTCGGAAATACTGGATATTATTGATTTATCCGATGAGAAAGATAAAAAAGTGAAAGCCATCTCGATGGGGATGAAACAAAGGCTTGGATTAGGTATTGCTTTTCTTCATAAACCAGAACTTATTCTATTGGATGAGCCTACCAACGGGCTTGATCAAGCTGGGGTGAAAGATTTAATAGCCTTGATAAAAAAATTAAATCAGAATCATGAGGTTAGCTTTCTTATTGCAAGCCACAACTTTGATTTTTTAGATAAACTTCAGCCTGAAATCCTAGCCCTTAAAAAAGGGAAGGTTGTATTCCATCAAACCTTAAAAGCAAGTAATGAACCGCTAACTATCAATTCTATTTATAATGAATACTGTTAA
- a CDS encoding ATP-binding cassette domain-containing protein: MSENLLKALLELFAIIAKEGTVTEDERDNVKKFLNETLSEESAERHLKMFDEFAHSDEGTGRDEKIARICKKINEEFTYPQKIVLALQLIELILADGEIADEETEILDYVSEKIKLPAEIIAYIQAFALAKNIEDFESDKFLIVAENNDMVPDPTYFIQEEHLDGFVAILKLSGTEMYFVKNLGNAQLNMNGIPLRKNAITLFPSGSTIKGEKSQTIFYSDVASHYKTDTNTSNISFVAENISFTFPNGHKGLHNVNIAEDKGRLVGLMGASGSGKSTLLNVLNGNENPSEGKVEINGINIHKDPDAIKGIIGYVPQDDLLIEELTVYENLYYASKLCFDDKSEAEIEELVSNTLASLGLSETKHLKVGSPLDKTISGGQRKRLNIGLELLREPSVLFVDEPTSGLSSRDSENIMDLLKELSLKGKMVFVVIHQPSSDIFRMFDKLVILDVGGFQIYYGNPVEAVLYFKNQINTIDKDQAACIECGNVNPEQIFNIIETKVVNEYGKATDERKISPKKWFSLFENQLNIPKVNNPDPLPEPELRIPNWAKQVGLFFRRDFKSKLANRQYLLINLLEAPILAMLLAYIIRYYPENEKNEYLFIDNLNIPAFFFMSIIVALFMGLTVSAEEIIKDRKILKRESFLHLSRSSYLFSKIGILFLFSAVQTFTYVIIGDLILEVDGMSLTYWAILFTTACFANMLGLNISSAFNSAITIYILIPILLIPQLILSGVVVKFDNLNPQITTPDQVPLVGELMASRWAFEASMVAQFKSNEYTQPFYELERQMAQSEYKTVYYLPKLKSKLMFLKNNLDNREDPEFEQAVNLLRREIGLELDVVGEDKFDAYHKLTVDKFDNWTAIKTESFLNTLGRFYNNFFNEANNKKEKAIFMLTQSPDKKKQFEYLRDNYYNKTVANLVKNTNDPNRIIEYDGRLIQKIYPVFMEPQPDHVLDFRTQFYAGEKYFAGYIFNTLQFNLAVIWLMSIILFVTLYYDVLRKIVTFKKPF; the protein is encoded by the coding sequence ATGAGTGAAAATTTATTAAAAGCCTTACTGGAATTGTTTGCTATAATTGCCAAAGAAGGTACTGTTACGGAAGACGAGCGAGATAATGTAAAAAAGTTTCTAAATGAAACCCTTTCTGAAGAATCAGCAGAACGCCATCTTAAAATGTTCGATGAATTTGCTCATTCAGATGAAGGCACTGGTAGAGATGAAAAAATAGCCCGTATCTGTAAAAAAATAAATGAAGAATTCACCTATCCTCAAAAAATAGTTCTTGCCCTTCAACTTATAGAGCTCATTCTCGCAGATGGAGAAATTGCAGATGAAGAAACAGAAATCCTTGATTATGTAAGCGAGAAAATTAAACTCCCAGCAGAAATCATTGCCTATATTCAAGCCTTTGCCCTAGCAAAAAATATTGAGGACTTTGAATCCGATAAATTCCTGATAGTTGCGGAGAACAATGATATGGTTCCTGACCCTACCTATTTTATTCAGGAAGAGCATTTAGACGGCTTTGTGGCGATATTAAAGCTCTCTGGCACGGAAATGTATTTTGTGAAAAACTTAGGGAATGCTCAGTTAAATATGAATGGTATTCCATTAAGAAAGAATGCTATTACACTTTTCCCTTCAGGTAGTACTATAAAAGGCGAAAAATCACAAACCATATTCTACAGTGATGTAGCTAGCCATTATAAAACAGATACTAATACTTCTAATATCTCATTTGTTGCAGAAAATATCAGTTTTACTTTTCCTAATGGGCACAAAGGACTGCATAATGTGAATATAGCAGAAGACAAAGGAAGATTAGTGGGATTGATGGGAGCTTCTGGCTCAGGAAAATCTACTTTGTTGAATGTGCTGAACGGAAATGAAAATCCTTCTGAAGGTAAAGTTGAAATTAATGGGATTAATATTCATAAAGATCCTGATGCCATTAAAGGAATAATTGGTTATGTTCCTCAAGATGATTTACTGATTGAAGAATTAACTGTTTATGAGAACCTTTATTATGCATCTAAGCTTTGTTTTGATGATAAATCAGAAGCAGAAATAGAAGAATTAGTTTCCAATACATTGGCTTCTCTTGGGTTATCAGAAACCAAGCATTTGAAAGTAGGCTCACCTCTAGATAAAACCATTAGTGGTGGCCAAAGAAAAAGGCTGAATATTGGCTTGGAATTACTAAGAGAGCCTTCAGTGCTTTTCGTGGATGAACCAACTTCGGGGCTTTCATCAAGAGATTCAGAAAATATAATGGATTTACTAAAAGAACTAAGCCTAAAAGGCAAAATGGTTTTTGTGGTGATTCATCAACCATCATCTGACATTTTCCGCATGTTTGATAAGCTTGTGATTTTGGATGTGGGTGGTTTTCAAATCTATTATGGCAATCCTGTTGAAGCCGTTCTTTATTTTAAAAACCAAATTAATACCATTGACAAAGATCAGGCGGCTTGTATTGAATGCGGAAATGTAAATCCTGAGCAGATTTTCAATATCATTGAGACCAAAGTGGTGAATGAATATGGAAAAGCCACGGATGAAAGAAAAATAAGTCCTAAAAAATGGTTTAGCCTGTTTGAAAACCAACTTAATATTCCAAAAGTCAATAACCCAGATCCTTTACCAGAACCAGAATTAAGAATACCAAATTGGGCAAAACAAGTTGGACTATTTTTCCGAAGAGATTTTAAATCCAAATTAGCAAACAGGCAATATTTACTAATTAATTTACTGGAAGCTCCTATTTTAGCAATGCTTTTGGCTTACATTATCAGGTACTATCCTGAGAATGAAAAGAACGAATATTTATTTATAGACAATCTTAATATTCCTGCTTTTTTCTTTATGAGCATTATAGTAGCCCTATTTATGGGACTTACTGTAAGTGCTGAGGAAATCATAAAAGACAGAAAAATATTAAAGCGGGAATCCTTTTTGCATTTGAGCAGAAGCAGTTATTTATTCTCAAAAATTGGAATTCTTTTCCTTTTTTCGGCTGTTCAAACTTTTACATATGTCATAATAGGAGATTTGATATTGGAAGTTGATGGCATGAGTTTAACTTATTGGGCGATACTTTTCACCACCGCTTGCTTCGCCAATATGTTGGGATTGAATATTTCCTCAGCTTTTAATTCAGCCATTACGATTTATATTTTAATCCCGATTTTGTTGATTCCACAATTAATTTTAAGCGGGGTGGTGGTGAAATTTGATAATCTCAATCCACAAATAACTACTCCTGATCAAGTGCCACTTGTTGGTGAATTGATGGCTTCTCGTTGGGCATTTGAAGCTTCAATGGTAGCGCAGTTTAAATCCAATGAATATACACAGCCATTCTATGAATTAGAAAGGCAAATGGCGCAATCGGAATATAAAACGGTTTATTATTTACCAAAGCTTAAATCGAAATTGATGTTCTTAAAGAATAATTTAGATAATAGAGAAGATCCAGAATTTGAACAAGCGGTGAATTTATTGAGGAGAGAAATAGGATTGGAACTTGACGTGGTAGGAGAAGATAAATTTGATGCCTATCACAAATTGACTGTGGATAAATTTGATAATTGGACGGCTATTAAGACAGAATCCTTTTTAAATACTCTGGGTAGATTTTATAATAACTTCTTTAATGAAGCGAATAACAAAAAGGAGAAAGCAATCTTTATGTTGACTCAAAGCCCTGATAAGAAAAAGCAGTTCGAATATTTACGGGATAACTACTATAATAAAACAGTAGCCAATTTGGTTAAAAACACCAATGATCCAAATAGGATTATAGAGTATGATGGAAGGTTAATTCAAAAAATCTATCCTGTGTTTATGGAGCCTCAGCCAGATCATGTGCTTGATTTCAGAACTCAGTTTTATGCTGGTGAGAAATATTTTGCAGGCTATATTTTCAATACTTTGCAGTTTAATTTAGCTGTTATATGGTTGATGAGTATTATTTTATTTGTAACGCTTTACTATGATGTGTTAAGGAAAATTGTGACTTTTAAAAAGCCTTTTTGA
- a CDS encoding pirin family protein, whose protein sequence is MEKIIYKAESRGHANHGWLDTHHTFSFASYYDPNRIHFGALRVLNDDKITSGTGFPKHPHDNMEIISIPLKGDLAHEDSMGNNATIKQGDVQVMSGGTGIMHSEFNPNKDIGTEFLQIWVFPNKENIEPRYGQVHYPVADRKNSFQMVVSPKDSGLDTWIQQDAWFHLADFEKDFDKTYELKKKDNGLFVFLLEGEIEIGGEKLEKRDGIGLLNLEEVNIKANANSEMLLMEVPMDW, encoded by the coding sequence ATGGAAAAAATTATTTATAAAGCAGAATCAAGAGGACATGCCAATCATGGATGGTTAGATACCCATCATACATTTAGTTTTGCATCATATTACGATCCAAATAGAATTCATTTTGGGGCACTGAGAGTATTAAATGATGATAAAATCACAAGCGGAACAGGTTTCCCAAAACATCCGCATGACAATATGGAAATTATCTCTATCCCCTTAAAAGGAGATTTAGCTCATGAAGATAGCATGGGCAATAATGCTACAATTAAGCAAGGAGATGTACAAGTAATGTCTGGTGGAACAGGCATTATGCATTCAGAATTTAACCCAAATAAGGATATTGGTACGGAATTTTTACAGATTTGGGTATTTCCTAATAAGGAAAATATAGAACCTAGATATGGTCAGGTGCATTATCCTGTGGCAGATAGAAAAAATAGTTTTCAAATGGTGGTTTCACCGAAAGATAGTGGATTAGATACCTGGATTCAACAAGATGCCTGGTTTCACTTAGCCGATTTTGAAAAAGATTTTGATAAAACTTACGAATTAAAGAAGAAGGATAATGGATTGTTTGTATTCTTACTAGAAGGAGAAATTGAAATTGGTGGGGAAAAATTGGAAAAGCGTGATGGAATTGGATTACTCAATTTGGAGGAAGTAAACATCAAAGCAAATGCAAATTCTGAGATGTTACTGATGGAAGTTCCAATGGATTGGTAA
- a CDS encoding DUF4249 family protein: MNKLISTCFIISILCFSSCIKLLEDDFPEFDNDWIINNIMIAGDSIEVEITKTTSVNGEGNPPVEDAVVQLMVENETFNLTYDENSATYKLNQQIETSKDYHFEVFDALGELKSSFNQLIPPPQPILNIEHIDVAGTDDEGVSHPAIKIEVPNNPSKDYFYVNIRLLKIYDYEFEDDNRFEIFKIEDPILLNEGVPFPLFSNELMTGNSQEVLMNYTAGIAPRSNDEPWVSEVVPLVVELWTLNEAYYEFLKQNYQYENSRYPIIGSGNQAAISNFNNIEGAYGINAGYSFVKTDTIYPSGTENYFDQ; encoded by the coding sequence ATGAATAAATTAATTTCTACCTGCTTTATTATAAGCATTCTCTGCTTTAGCTCTTGCATAAAATTATTGGAGGATGATTTCCCTGAGTTTGATAATGATTGGATTATTAACAATATAATGATTGCGGGGGATAGTATAGAAGTAGAAATAACCAAAACAACGTCCGTAAATGGTGAAGGAAATCCGCCAGTTGAAGATGCAGTTGTTCAATTAATGGTTGAGAATGAAACTTTTAATTTAACATATGATGAAAATTCAGCCACATACAAGTTGAATCAACAGATTGAAACGTCTAAAGATTATCACTTTGAGGTTTTTGATGCTTTAGGAGAACTTAAAAGTAGTTTTAATCAACTCATACCGCCTCCTCAGCCTATTTTGAATATCGAACATATTGATGTGGCTGGTACTGATGATGAAGGGGTAAGTCATCCTGCCATTAAAATAGAAGTCCCAAATAATCCATCAAAGGACTATTTTTATGTAAATATTCGTCTTTTAAAAATTTATGATTATGAATTTGAAGATGATAACAGATTCGAAATCTTTAAAATTGAAGATCCTATTTTGTTAAATGAAGGTGTGCCTTTTCCTTTATTCTCCAATGAGTTAATGACTGGAAACAGTCAGGAAGTCTTAATGAATTATACTGCTGGTATTGCTCCTAGAAGTAATGATGAGCCTTGGGTTTCTGAAGTCGTTCCTTTAGTGGTTGAATTATGGACACTAAATGAAGCGTATTATGAGTTCCTAAAGCAGAACTATCAATACGAAAACAGTCGCTATCCGATCATAGGTTCAGGAAACCAAGCGGCTATTTCCAATTTTAATAATATTGAAGGTGCCTATGGCATTAATGCAGGCTATTCCTTTGTAAAAACTGACACCATCTATCCTTCTGGAACCGAAAACTATTTTGACCAATGA
- a CDS encoding TonB-dependent receptor, producing the protein MNWIKTLCLSLFILISCENAFSQEVNVSGYVRDASGKEKLIGAHIINLQTKKGTISDHNGYFSLNASRNDSLRISYAGYKSQTLLVNESSQNIYIDLKMNRDLKEVKVTGVRDVFQPMTQLKSKDFNNIPTIGAAPDVLKAVQLFPGITAQNEGSSQLIVRGGSPGENLYMIDNIPLIYVNHLGGFYSVFNPDMINSMEIYKDGFPARYGGKLSSIISLSQYEGNAEEFKGNFSIGPMATSLMVEGPALNKKATYMLSARKTMIDGLMALGTTLSEGNDFTFAYGFHDINGKFTYNLNDKHTLSANFYQGDDYLNLWAESASTIPNTVGKTRLQTVWGNWLGAVQWKYKPNSKLVGENSFSVVRYRLKNNSFYYEDEDNNQPTFDNRFQSSLIDNRLQSDWKYFNSNSLITYFGAQLSYKIHQPNSTNAQNIITENEIIPVLEGALYFDEHIDFWKNSSLKVGGRFNFYQNDRYSDFDFVQRGQLAIGVTTNQWLLARFTSASQYAHLLYTTGDIGANEIWIPADEDAAASRSNQLSLGYKANFQQNMWQLESNIYYKELNNLTTYKEGIAAVLGDSNWKNKITSGGTGESMGWETMLRKSKGKWTGFASYTLSKTEYQFPEINNGMPYVYEYDRPHIFNINLSTKINEKWDFSANWTYQTGLPFTPAIGLRNTPDPFNPEIERETLIYGERNSDRMRDYHRLDLGFNYHKITKRGNRAIWSFSIYNAYNRQNPYFNYYHVNNNDDFTLGQLDFSQEPMKLYQRSFFPVIPSFSYKVFFDNGIFDRRSKEERANRPRSNFWYHKE; encoded by the coding sequence ATGAACTGGATTAAAACCCTTTGCTTAAGTTTATTTATATTAATCAGCTGCGAGAATGCTTTCTCTCAGGAAGTTAATGTTTCGGGATACGTTAGGGATGCATCAGGGAAAGAGAAATTAATTGGGGCTCATATTATCAATCTCCAAACTAAAAAAGGAACAATTAGTGACCATAATGGCTATTTTAGCTTAAATGCTAGTCGTAATGACTCTCTAAGAATTTCTTATGCGGGCTACAAAAGTCAGACGCTATTAGTAAATGAAAGTAGCCAAAATATATACATTGATCTTAAGATGAATAGGGATCTAAAAGAAGTTAAAGTGACGGGTGTCAGAGATGTTTTCCAGCCCATGACTCAGCTTAAATCTAAGGATTTCAATAATATTCCCACTATAGGTGCGGCTCCAGATGTTTTAAAAGCAGTTCAATTATTCCCTGGAATTACTGCGCAGAATGAAGGAAGTAGTCAGTTGATCGTTAGAGGTGGAAGTCCAGGTGAAAACTTATACATGATCGATAACATACCTCTAATTTATGTCAATCATTTAGGGGGTTTTTATTCTGTTTTCAATCCAGATATGATTAATTCCATGGAAATTTATAAAGATGGTTTTCCTGCCCGATATGGAGGTAAATTATCTTCCATTATTAGCCTTTCGCAATATGAAGGAAATGCCGAAGAATTTAAAGGGAATTTCAGTATCGGCCCCATGGCCACTAGCCTTATGGTGGAAGGGCCTGCGCTCAATAAAAAAGCAACTTATATGCTAAGTGCAAGAAAAACGATGATTGATGGATTAATGGCATTAGGGACTACACTTTCTGAGGGCAATGACTTCACTTTTGCTTATGGCTTTCATGATATCAATGGAAAATTCACTTATAATTTGAATGATAAGCATACCTTATCAGCCAATTTTTATCAAGGCGATGATTACCTAAATTTATGGGCGGAATCTGCTTCAACTATTCCCAATACAGTAGGTAAAACACGATTGCAGACCGTTTGGGGTAATTGGCTGGGAGCTGTACAATGGAAATATAAACCCAATTCAAAACTAGTAGGAGAAAACAGTTTTTCGGTGGTTCGTTATCGCCTAAAGAACAACAGTTTTTATTATGAAGATGAAGATAATAACCAACCTACGTTTGACAACCGTTTTCAATCTTCTCTGATCGATAACCGCTTGCAATCTGACTGGAAATATTTTAATAGCAATTCCCTAATTACGTATTTTGGCGCACAATTATCTTACAAAATCCATCAGCCAAACAGTACGAACGCACAAAATATTATTACCGAAAATGAAATCATTCCTGTTTTAGAAGGCGCACTTTATTTTGATGAGCACATAGATTTCTGGAAAAATAGCTCTTTAAAAGTTGGGGGCAGATTTAACTTTTATCAGAATGATAGGTATTCAGATTTTGACTTTGTGCAGCGAGGGCAATTAGCAATTGGAGTTACTACTAATCAATGGCTATTAGCACGTTTTACCAGTGCAAGCCAATACGCACATTTGCTTTACACAACTGGAGATATTGGCGCAAATGAGATTTGGATTCCGGCTGATGAAGATGCCGCTGCTTCAAGATCAAATCAGCTTTCTTTGGGCTATAAAGCAAATTTCCAGCAAAATATGTGGCAATTAGAAAGCAATATCTACTATAAGGAACTGAATAATTTAACTACTTACAAAGAAGGCATAGCAGCTGTACTGGGAGATTCAAACTGGAAAAACAAAATCACAAGCGGAGGAACAGGAGAAAGTATGGGATGGGAAACTATGCTGCGAAAATCAAAAGGTAAATGGACGGGATTTGCCTCTTATACTTTATCGAAAACGGAATACCAATTTCCTGAAATCAATAATGGAATGCCTTATGTGTATGAATATGACAGACCTCATATTTTCAACATCAACTTGAGCACAAAGATTAATGAAAAATGGGATTTCTCTGCTAATTGGACTTATCAGACAGGTCTTCCTTTTACTCCTGCCATTGGGCTTCGAAATACACCAGACCCATTTAATCCTGAAATAGAGAGAGAAACCTTAATTTATGGAGAAAGAAATTCAGATAGAATGCGAGATTATCACAGGCTTGATTTAGGATTCAATTACCATAAAATTACAAAAAGAGGAAATAGAGCCATTTGGTCATTTTCAATCTATAATGCTTATAATCGCCAAAATCCCTATTTTAATTATTATCATGTTAATAACAATGATGATTTTACATTAGGACAACTTGATTTCTCTCAGGAACCGATGAAATTATACCAGAGAAGCTTTTTTCCAGTTATACCATCATTCTCTTATAAAGTTTTTTTTGATAACGGCATTTTTGATAGAAGGTCAAAGGAAGAGCGAGCAAACAGACCTAGAAGCAACTTTTGGTATCATAAAGAATAA
- a CDS encoding MCP four helix bundle domain-containing protein → MHFSYFVQQKLKLASALAVILIIVLVNNRLQNNNLNELGDTFGSVYKDRLLVENYIFKMANATQEKKYLLTQFDSKDDQIIENEINTINVIMDSLIADYQKTYLTINESTIFKDYLQNNAQLRIMENDPKLQFSQLTALYDQNVELLNDLSKIQMKEGEALYNNSQSIVTSNASISYLELGLLIILGLISQALVFNSKSLNSILKKDQNDLPLN, encoded by the coding sequence ATGCATTTCTCCTACTTCGTACAACAGAAACTTAAATTAGCTTCTGCTTTAGCTGTAATTTTAATTATAGTACTGGTCAATAATCGCTTGCAAAACAATAATTTAAATGAATTGGGAGATACATTTGGATCTGTTTATAAAGATAGGCTATTAGTGGAGAATTATATTTTCAAAATGGCTAATGCCACCCAAGAAAAAAAGTATTTACTTACGCAATTTGATTCAAAGGATGACCAAATCATAGAAAATGAGATTAACACTATAAATGTAATAATGGACTCATTAATAGCTGATTATCAGAAAACCTATCTTACTATTAATGAGAGTACTATTTTTAAAGATTATCTTCAAAACAATGCGCAGTTAAGAATTATGGAAAATGATCCTAAACTTCAGTTTTCACAACTAACGGCATTATATGATCAAAATGTGGAGCTGCTCAATGATCTTTCCAAAATACAGATGAAAGAAGGGGAAGCCTTGTATAATAATTCACAATCAATAGTGACAAGCAATGCTAGTATTTCCTATTTAGAATTAGGCTTACTGATTATACTTGGTCTGATTTCGCAGGCATTAGTTTTTAATTCAAAATCTCTCAACAGCATATTGAAAAAAGATCAAAATGATCTCCCTTTAAACTAA
- a CDS encoding DUF1697 domain-containing protein codes for MKTKIAILRGINVGGKRKILMADLKMLMQDLGYLNIQTYIQSGNLIFEIDDKHQNKGIAEGIETAILGKFDFEVPVIVLSAEEIENAVTKNPFYKADADINKLHLTFLNELPDKDNLALVESFDYSPDQFKIIGKNAFIYCEGSYHKSKLTNDFFEKKLKVKATTRNWKTVLKLWELSK; via the coding sequence ATGAAAACAAAAATTGCAATTCTGAGGGGGATCAATGTTGGTGGGAAAAGAAAAATCCTAATGGCTGATTTAAAAATGTTAATGCAGGATTTGGGCTATCTCAATATCCAAACCTATATACAAAGTGGAAATCTTATTTTTGAGATAGATGATAAGCATCAAAATAAGGGAATAGCAGAGGGAATTGAAACTGCCATTTTGGGAAAATTTGATTTCGAAGTTCCTGTGATTGTTTTGTCTGCAGAAGAAATAGAAAATGCGGTTACCAAAAACCCTTTTTACAAAGCTGATGCTGATATAAATAAATTACATCTCACTTTCCTAAATGAATTGCCTGATAAAGATAACTTGGCTTTAGTTGAATCATTCGATTATTCACCTGACCAATTTAAAATAATAGGGAAAAATGCATTTATTTATTGTGAAGGAAGTTACCATAAGTCTAAATTAACCAATGACTTCTTTGAAAAGAAATTAAAAGTAAAAGCGACCACAAGAAATTGGAAAACAGTTTTAAAGCTTTGGGAGCTTAGTAAATAA